The proteins below are encoded in one region of Prevotella melaninogenica ATCC 25845:
- a CDS encoding DUF3467 domain-containing protein, whose translation MDNNNQNQEGQQLQIDLSPEIAKGVYTNFQIISHSSSEFVLDFATLLPGVPKATVTSRVIIAPEHALRLLAALQDNVVRYEKEFGKIDRHEPEQEPRTIAPFGPGKVDA comes from the coding sequence ATGGACAATAACAATCAGAATCAAGAGGGACAGCAGTTGCAGATTGATCTCTCACCAGAAATCGCTAAAGGTGTTTATACAAACTTCCAGATAATTTCTCATTCAAGTTCAGAGTTTGTACTTGATTTTGCTACACTTCTTCCAGGTGTACCAAAGGCAACAGTGACAAGCCGTGTTATTATTGCACCTGAGCACGCATTGCGTCTTCTTGCAGCTTTGCAGGATAATGTAGTACGCTATGAGAAAGAGTTTGGTAAGATTGACCGTCATGAGCCAGAGCAGGAGCCACGTACGATTGCTCCATTTGGTCCTGGTAAGGTTGATGCATAA
- a CDS encoding LTA synthase family protein: MDKRTNVITKNPINFIGTRFLKLYLLIGFILRIILMSNVPEDSSFSFWEIIRFLSVGFVTDICMAILLALPLQIINLGLNEVKYHRVTGWIIELLLTIAFAYVVFFHTIFHEYGGGAPKIARIFLGWKLFSFSIRFFIPRTRETWRKISLYITWAVYVFLLLCVTAGEYIFWGEFGVRYNFIAVDYLIYTHEVIGNIMESYSIVPLIGITLLLTAAIIFLQSRHYKLKVTHLYNAKKFLIHFSIYMVLAISSYFILQGTHALQSNNQYVTQLEQNGACDFVIAFQSNMLEYDKFYTMLPKQQCVSLYRQLSGLNNEGKKAIGESLAPQRPNIVLITVESLSADFLTRYGNKENLTPQLDKLMQGSIVFDSLYATGNRTVRGLEALSLCIPPSAGESIIKRKANRMGNLSIGRILSHLGYKSQFIYGGDSYFDNMGDFFSHNGYEVIDRKDIPNNQVTFANIWGVCDEDIFNKSLQVFEKNYQSKLPFFAQIMTTSNHRPYTYPSGRIKVDGDPNTREAAVKYTDYAIGKFINDARKKAWFQNTVFVVIADHCASSAGKTSLPIDRYHIPCLIYAPAILQPRKIETICSQIDVMPTLLSLLKLRCTVSFTGQDILAPTYHSRAFMATYQDLGYLEGNRLTVLSPVRNVRQYIVRPLHDGTFEEQPTKQMNQELVRKAQAYYQYTNLYVKAQ, translated from the coding sequence ATGGACAAAAGAACAAATGTAATTACCAAGAATCCTATTAATTTCATTGGAACACGATTTTTAAAACTGTATCTACTCATTGGATTCATCCTAAGAATTATCTTAATGTCGAATGTCCCCGAAGATTCTTCTTTCTCATTCTGGGAGATAATCAGATTTTTAAGTGTTGGCTTCGTAACAGACATTTGTATGGCAATTTTGCTTGCCTTACCATTGCAAATTATAAACCTTGGGCTAAATGAAGTTAAATATCATCGCGTCACAGGATGGATCATTGAACTTCTACTAACTATCGCCTTTGCCTACGTAGTATTCTTCCATACCATCTTCCACGAATACGGAGGCGGCGCACCAAAGATTGCACGAATATTCCTCGGATGGAAACTATTCAGTTTCTCCATACGCTTTTTCATTCCAAGAACAAGAGAAACATGGCGTAAGATCTCCCTCTATATAACTTGGGCTGTATATGTTTTCTTATTACTTTGCGTCACAGCAGGAGAATACATCTTCTGGGGAGAGTTTGGCGTAAGATATAATTTCATTGCAGTAGACTATCTCATCTACACTCACGAAGTTATTGGGAACATCATGGAGTCTTATTCTATTGTTCCGTTGATTGGCATTACATTACTCTTAACAGCTGCAATTATCTTCCTTCAATCACGACATTACAAGCTAAAGGTTACTCATCTTTACAATGCGAAGAAGTTTCTTATACACTTTTCTATATATATGGTCTTAGCAATAAGCTCATATTTTATCTTACAAGGCACCCATGCTCTACAAAGTAACAATCAATACGTTACTCAACTTGAACAAAACGGAGCCTGCGACTTTGTCATTGCTTTCCAAAGTAACATGTTAGAGTATGATAAGTTCTATACCATGTTACCCAAACAACAATGTGTGTCTCTGTATCGTCAACTAAGTGGACTTAATAATGAGGGAAAGAAGGCGATTGGAGAGTCCCTTGCGCCACAACGCCCTAACATCGTCTTAATAACAGTAGAAAGCCTAAGTGCTGATTTCCTTACGCGATATGGAAATAAAGAGAACCTTACCCCACAACTTGACAAGCTCATGCAAGGGAGTATTGTCTTTGACAGTCTATACGCAACAGGAAACAGAACAGTTAGAGGATTAGAAGCATTATCTCTTTGCATTCCACCGAGTGCAGGAGAAAGCATAATCAAGCGAAAGGCTAACCGAATGGGGAACTTATCAATAGGTCGTATCCTTTCTCACTTGGGATACAAATCGCAATTCATCTATGGCGGAGATAGTTATTTCGATAACATGGGCGACTTCTTCAGTCATAATGGCTACGAGGTAATAGACCGAAAGGACATACCGAACAATCAAGTAACATTCGCAAACATTTGGGGTGTCTGTGATGAAGATATCTTCAACAAGAGCTTACAAGTATTCGAGAAGAACTATCAGTCGAAGCTTCCTTTCTTCGCACAGATTATGACCACGAGCAATCATCGCCCTTACACCTATCCCAGTGGCAGAATTAAAGTAGACGGTGACCCTAACACAAGAGAAGCCGCAGTAAAATATACAGACTATGCAATCGGTAAATTCATTAATGACGCCCGAAAGAAAGCATGGTTCCAGAATACCGTATTCGTAGTTATTGCTGATCACTGTGCATCCAGTGCCGGAAAAACATCACTTCCTATAGACCGCTACCATATTCCATGCCTCATCTATGCGCCAGCTATTCTCCAACCAAGAAAGATTGAAACTATATGCTCGCAGATTGATGTCATGCCTACCCTACTTTCTCTCCTCAAGTTACGTTGCACTGTAAGTTTCACAGGACAAGACATCCTCGCACCAACCTATCATTCTCGTGCATTCATGGCAACTTACCAAGACCTTGGGTATCTTGAAGGTAACCGACTAACAGTTTTATCGCCAGTCCGCAATGTACGACAATACATCGTTCGTCCATTACATGATGGTACATTTGAAGAGCAACCTACAAAGCAGATGAATCAAGAACTCGTTCGCAAGGCGCAGGCTTATTACCAATACACAAACTTATACGTGAAAGCGCAATAG
- a CDS encoding TonB-dependent receptor domain-containing protein, which yields MIQNIKRGIAMLSVASAINLSAQTTYKARVINQDTGEPIIGAVVKGNKGVEAVTNEDGYFSLNTNDDQTLHISYIGFKEQDIKAQALKGQPTISLIPGIDLQEVQVTASISSARSQKALGSKVDHVDIENLSKNAHTNSLSDMLDGKIGGVQMYQSNGKVGMPIRFNMRSGATMSMERDPIIYVDGVKYNSSHISDINSSQDALSALNDLTIDDIATIDVIKGPSAAASYGAEAANGVIVITTKRGKNNNPENRKADIQVKMSLGAATLARKYDQFVNNDPINNFFQTGWQKTIYTSVSKAFKGNQNLFFSYNMNDIAGIVPGNKDKRHSAKMAYDLRSGRFSLGATASYIHGNISLPQTAMGRYDAIWNLMINQTPWPYVDESTWRAQSWTYGNDRFIGNLRLSYMLPADIKIETIIGADINHTEGIYRLPFGYKLGNNAEGAKNISNRRNSNFNWDIKATRKFHLADKWDLTATLLSQIARQYETLNSISASRFRSDIDNISAATERTVTESSFEQRTWGLYGEAFLNYDNRFFVNAGLRRDASNLIGSNVASIYYPSLSASYNLKNQKFRIAYGESGRLPYPTDARTSYVMDGISAYGPIVKPQYKGNPDIKPERMREIELGTDWTIRNRHTLALTLYAQYTSDAIIYDDLLSSDGWIGSVPRNVGRIKGHGIEFSYNGNLWKQANRHSLDVYANLNYQANKVIDTGGKDINNYPNVVKEGQPVYAFYYHTVEKPAFNADGTYNQKIGAIESNDYQYLGKPFPSVNGSFGFDLKLFSHFTFGTKWNYALGASVYNQSFYNVSGLGDNLKKRNDQLQALANATVGTAEYNQIAEDLAHSARFRANYIEKANFLRLSTLYLGYDLSSLSRKWTHNVVNGMRFSFAIQNVFVLTNYSGADPQVEGNGGNRKQRGIGSLSRDITNTPHPRTYTATLSFTL from the coding sequence ATGATACAAAACATTAAGAGAGGTATTGCCATGCTATCGGTAGCCTCTGCTATCAATTTAAGTGCGCAAACAACTTACAAGGCGCGAGTTATTAACCAAGATACAGGAGAGCCTATTATTGGTGCTGTGGTCAAAGGGAATAAAGGTGTAGAAGCAGTAACCAACGAAGACGGTTACTTCTCACTGAACACAAATGATGACCAGACACTTCACATCAGCTATATTGGTTTCAAGGAACAGGACATAAAGGCACAAGCACTAAAAGGACAGCCTACTATCAGTCTTATTCCTGGTATCGACCTTCAGGAGGTACAGGTTACAGCCAGTATCTCCAGTGCACGTAGTCAGAAAGCACTTGGAAGTAAGGTTGACCATGTCGACATTGAAAATCTGAGTAAGAATGCACATACAAATTCTCTCAGCGACATGCTTGATGGTAAGATTGGTGGTGTACAGATGTACCAAAGCAATGGTAAAGTTGGTATGCCAATCCGTTTTAACATGCGTAGCGGTGCTACAATGAGTATGGAGCGTGACCCAATCATCTATGTTGACGGTGTGAAATACAATAGCTCACACATCTCTGATATCAACAGTTCACAAGACGCACTCAGTGCACTCAATGACTTGACCATTGATGACATTGCAACTATCGATGTCATAAAAGGTCCTTCTGCCGCAGCCAGCTATGGAGCAGAGGCTGCCAATGGCGTTATTGTTATCACAACCAAAAGAGGTAAAAATAACAATCCAGAAAACAGAAAGGCTGACATACAAGTGAAGATGTCGTTAGGCGCAGCTACATTGGCAAGAAAATATGATCAGTTCGTAAATAATGACCCTATCAATAATTTCTTCCAAACGGGCTGGCAGAAAACTATCTACACCTCTGTTTCAAAAGCCTTCAAAGGGAATCAGAACCTCTTCTTCTCTTACAATATGAATGACATTGCAGGTATCGTACCTGGCAATAAGGACAAACGACATAGTGCGAAGATGGCTTATGACCTTCGTTCTGGGCGTTTCTCACTCGGTGCTACTGCTTCCTATATACATGGTAACATCAGTCTTCCACAGACTGCAATGGGTAGATATGATGCGATATGGAACTTAATGATTAACCAGACGCCATGGCCATATGTCGACGAGAGTACGTGGCGAGCACAGAGTTGGACCTATGGCAACGACCGTTTCATCGGTAACCTTCGTCTTAGCTATATGCTTCCAGCAGATATAAAGATTGAGACTATCATTGGCGCAGACATAAACCATACAGAAGGAATCTATCGTCTACCTTTCGGTTATAAGTTAGGAAATAATGCTGAGGGTGCAAAAAATATAAGCAACCGTAGAAACTCTAACTTTAACTGGGACATAAAAGCTACTCGTAAGTTCCATCTTGCTGACAAATGGGACCTTACAGCAACCCTTCTTTCACAGATTGCACGCCAGTACGAAACATTGAATAGTATTTCTGCATCTCGCTTTAGAAGTGATATCGACAATATCTCAGCAGCAACGGAACGTACAGTAACAGAGTCAAGCTTCGAACAACGCACATGGGGTCTCTATGGTGAGGCTTTCCTCAACTATGATAACCGTTTCTTTGTGAATGCAGGACTCAGACGTGATGCATCTAATCTTATCGGTAGCAATGTGGCAAGTATCTATTATCCCTCTTTGAGTGCATCATACAATCTCAAGAATCAGAAGTTCCGCATTGCCTATGGTGAGAGTGGACGCCTTCCCTACCCTACAGATGCCCGCACATCTTATGTCATGGACGGCATCAGTGCTTATGGCCCAATTGTTAAACCTCAGTACAAAGGTAACCCTGATATCAAACCTGAGCGTATGCGAGAGATTGAATTAGGAACAGACTGGACTATTCGTAACAGACATACATTGGCACTTACGCTATATGCACAATACACCTCTGACGCCATCATCTACGATGACCTTCTTTCAAGCGATGGCTGGATAGGTAGCGTTCCACGTAACGTAGGACGCATCAAGGGTCATGGTATTGAGTTCAGTTATAATGGTAACCTCTGGAAACAGGCTAATCGCCATTCTCTTGACGTGTATGCAAACCTTAATTATCAGGCAAACAAAGTGATTGATACTGGCGGAAAGGATATCAATAACTATCCTAACGTTGTGAAAGAGGGGCAACCTGTCTATGCTTTCTATTATCACACCGTTGAGAAGCCTGCCTTCAATGCTGACGGTACATACAACCAGAAAATAGGTGCCATTGAGAGTAATGACTACCAGTATCTTGGTAAGCCATTCCCATCTGTCAATGGTTCGTTTGGATTCGACCTAAAACTCTTCAGCCACTTCACCTTCGGAACAAAGTGGAACTATGCTTTGGGTGCATCTGTCTATAATCAAAGCTTCTATAATGTATCTGGTTTGGGTGACAACTTGAAGAAACGTAACGATCAGCTGCAGGCACTTGCTAATGCTACCGTAGGTACTGCAGAATATAACCAAATTGCTGAGGACTTGGCACACAGCGCACGCTTCAGAGCTAACTACATCGAGAAAGCTAACTTCTTGCGCTTGTCAACGCTCTACTTAGGTTATGATTTATCATCACTCTCTCGCAAATGGACACACAACGTGGTGAATGGAATGCGTTTCTCTTTCGCAATACAAAATGTATTTGTCCTTACCAACTACTCTGGTGCTGACCCACAAGTAGAAGGCAATGGTGGTAATCGTAAGCAAAGAGGTATTGGAAGTTTGTCACGTGACATTACCAATACTCCACATCCACGCACTTACACAGCAACATTAAGTTTCACATTATAA
- the rpsL gene encoding 30S ribosomal protein S12, with product MPTISQLVRKGRKDIVDKSKSPALDNCPQRRGVCVRVYTTTPKKPNSAMRKVARVRLTNQKEVNSYIPGEGHNLQEHSIVLVRGGRVKDLPGVRYHIVRGTLDTAGVANRTQRRSKYGAKRPKAAKK from the coding sequence ATGCCTACTATTTCACAATTAGTAAGAAAAGGCAGAAAGGACATCGTAGACAAGAGCAAGTCTCCGGCTTTGGACAACTGTCCACAGCGTCGTGGCGTATGTGTTCGTGTTTACACAACAACTCCTAAGAAGCCTAATTCGGCAATGCGTAAGGTTGCCCGTGTTCGTTTGACCAACCAGAAGGAAGTGAACTCTTATATCCCAGGAGAGGGTCACAACTTGCAGGAGCACAGTATTGTTCTCGTTCGTGGTGGTCGTGTTAAGGACCTTCCTGGTGTACGTTATCACATCGTTCGTGGTACTCTTGATACCGCTGGTGTTGCCAACCGTACACAGCGTCGTTCTAAGTACGGTGCTAAGCGTCCAAAGGCAGCTAAGAAGTAA
- the rpsG gene encoding 30S ribosomal protein S7, giving the protein MRKAKPKKRVVLPDPKFNDQKVSKFVNHLMYDGKKNTSYEIFYAALDIVGGKMKDEEKSPLEVWKQALDNITPQVEVKSRRIGGATFQVPTEIRPDRKESVSMKNMIAFARKRGGKSMADKLASEIMDAFNNQGGAYKRKEDMHRMAEANRAFAHFRF; this is encoded by the coding sequence ATGAGAAAAGCAAAACCAAAGAAGCGTGTAGTCCTTCCAGATCCAAAGTTTAATGATCAGAAGGTGTCAAAGTTCGTAAATCACTTGATGTATGATGGTAAGAAGAATACCTCATACGAAATCTTCTATGCAGCCCTCGATATCGTAGGCGGTAAGATGAAGGATGAAGAGAAGTCTCCACTTGAGGTGTGGAAGCAGGCTCTCGACAACATCACTCCACAGGTAGAGGTAAAGAGCCGCCGTATTGGTGGTGCTACTTTCCAGGTACCAACAGAGATTCGCCCAGATCGTAAGGAGAGTGTTTCAATGAAGAATATGATTGCCTTTGCACGTAAGCGTGGTGGTAAGAGCATGGCTGATAAGCTTGCTTCTGAGATCATGGATGCTTTCAATAACCAGGGTGGTGCTTACAAGCGTAAGGAAGATATGCACCGTATGGCTGAGGCTAACCGTGCGTTTGCTCACTTCAGATTCTAA